The Calypte anna isolate BGI_N300 chromosome 2, bCalAnn1_v1.p, whole genome shotgun sequence genome includes a window with the following:
- the PUF60 gene encoding poly(U)-binding-splicing factor PUF60 isoform X2, which produces MAATSSISLGTESIKMENGQSTAAKLGLPPLTPEQQEALQKAKKYAMEQSIKSVLVKQTIAHQQQQLTNLQMAAVTMGFGDPLSPLQSMAAQRQRALAIMCRVYVGSIYYELGEDTIRQAFAPFGPIKSIDMSWDSVTMKHKGFAFVEYEVPEAAQLALEQMNSVMLGGRNIKVGRPSNIGQAQPIIDQLAEEARAFNRIYVASVHQDLSDDDIKSVFEAFGKIKSCTLARDPTTGKHKGYGFIEYEKAQSSQDAVSSMNLFDLGGQYLRVGKAVTPPMPLLTPATPGGLPPAAAVAAAAATAKITAQEAVAGAAVLGTLATPGLVSPALTLAQPLGALPQAVMAAQAPGVITGVTPARPPIPVTIPQVGVVNPILASPPALGLMEVKKEKEEEEVFQESERPEMLSEQEHMSISGSSARHMVMQKLLRKQESTVMVLRNMVDPKDIDDDLEGEVTEECGKFGAVNRVIIYQEKQGEEEDAEIIVKIFVEFSMASETHKAIQALNGRWFAGRKVVAEVYDQERFDNSDLSA; this is translated from the exons gGTACAGAGTCCATTAAGATGGAAAATGGACAAAGCACAGCAGCTAAGCTGGGGCTTCCTCCCCTCACTCCAGAACAGCAGGAAGCTCTCCAGAAA GCAAAGAAGTATGCGATGGAGCAGAGCATCAAGAGTGTGCTGGTGAAGCAAACCATCGCCCACCAGCAACAGCAGCTCACCAACCTTCAG ATGGCAGCAGTGACAATGGGCTTTGGAGATCCTCTCTCACCTTTACAATCG ATGGCAGCTCAGAGGCAGCGCGCCTTGGCCATCATGTGCCGTGTCTATGTGGGCTCCATCTACTATGAGCTGGGAGAGGACACCATCCGACAGGCATTTGCCCCCTTTGGACCTATAAAAAGCATTGATATGTCCTGGGACTCTGTTACCATGAAACACAAG ggttttgcttttgtggaATACGAGGTACCTGAAGCTGCTCAGCTGGCCTTGGAGCAGATGAATTCTGTCATGCTGGGGGGAAGAAATATAAAG GTGGGCAGGCCCAGTAACATAGGACAGGCACAACCCATCATAGAccagctggcagaggaggctCGGGCCTTCAACCGCATCTACGTGGCCTCCGTGCACCAGGACCTCTCAGATGATGACATCAAGAGTGTCTTTGAGGCCTTTGGGAAGATCAAATCCTGCACACTGGCCAGGGATCCCACGACAGGAAAACACAAAGGCTATGGCTTCATTG AATATGAGAAAGCACAATCTTCTCAGGACGCTGTTTCCTCCATGAACCTCTTCGACCTCGGGGGTCAGTACCTCCGTGTTGGGAAAGCTGTGACCCCTCCCATGCCCCTCCTGACCCCTGCCACCCCCGGGGGGTTGCCCCCCGCAGCCGCTgtcgctgccgccgccgccacaGCCAAGATCACAGCACAG GAAGCagtggcaggagctgcagtccTTGGTACTTTGGCAACCCCTGGGCTGGTCTCTCCAGCACTGACTCTGGCCCAGCCTCTGGGGGCCTTGCCACAGGCTGTGATGGCAGCACAGGCACCAGGAGTCATCACAG GTGTAACCCCTGCCCGACCTCCCATTCCTGTCACCATTCCCCAGGTGGGAGTTGTCAATCCCATCCTGGCGAGTCCCCCAGCCTTGGGGCTGATGGAGgttaaaaaggagaaggaggaggaggaggtgttcCAGGAGTCGGAGAGGCCGGAGATGCTGAGTGAGCAGGAGCACATGAGCATCTCTGGGAGCAGTGCCCGGCACATGGTGATGCAGAAACTGCTAAGGAAGCAGGAG TCCACTGTGATGGTGCTTCGCAACATGGTGGATCCCAAGGACATTGACGACGACCTCGAGGGAGAAGTGACAGAAGAATGTGGCAAATTTGGGGCTGTCAACAGGGTCATCATCTACCAGGAGAAgcaaggggaagaggaggatgctgagatCATTGTTAAGATCTTCGTGGAGTTCTCCATGGCATCAGAGACTCACAAAGCCATTCAGGCTCTGAACGGGCGCTGGTTCGCGGGGAGGAAGGTGGTGGCAGAGGTCTATGACCAGGAGAGATTTGATAACAGTGACCTCTCAGCATGA
- the PUF60 gene encoding poly(U)-binding-splicing factor PUF60 isoform X1, which translates to MAATSSISLGTESIKMENGQSTAAKLGLPPLTPEQQEALQKAKKYAMEQSIKSVLVKQTIAHQQQQLTNLQMAAQRQRALAIMCRVYVGSIYYELGEDTIRQAFAPFGPIKSIDMSWDSVTMKHKGFAFVEYEVPEAAQLALEQMNSVMLGGRNIKVGRPSNIGQAQPIIDQLAEEARAFNRIYVASVHQDLSDDDIKSVFEAFGKIKSCTLARDPTTGKHKGYGFIEYEKAQSSQDAVSSMNLFDLGGQYLRVGKAVTPPMPLLTPATPGGLPPAAAVAAAAATAKITAQEAVAGAAVLGTLATPGLVSPALTLAQPLGALPQAVMAAQAPGVITGVTPARPPIPVTIPQVGVVNPILASPPALGLMEVKKEKEEEEVFQESERPEMLSEQEHMSISGSSARHMVMQKLLRKQESTVMVLRNMVDPKDIDDDLEGEVTEECGKFGAVNRVIIYQEKQGEEEDAEIIVKIFVEFSMASETHKAIQALNGRWFAGRKVVAEVYDQERFDNSDLSA; encoded by the exons gGTACAGAGTCCATTAAGATGGAAAATGGACAAAGCACAGCAGCTAAGCTGGGGCTTCCTCCCCTCACTCCAGAACAGCAGGAAGCTCTCCAGAAA GCAAAGAAGTATGCGATGGAGCAGAGCATCAAGAGTGTGCTGGTGAAGCAAACCATCGCCCACCAGCAACAGCAGCTCACCAACCTTCAG ATGGCAGCTCAGAGGCAGCGCGCCTTGGCCATCATGTGCCGTGTCTATGTGGGCTCCATCTACTATGAGCTGGGAGAGGACACCATCCGACAGGCATTTGCCCCCTTTGGACCTATAAAAAGCATTGATATGTCCTGGGACTCTGTTACCATGAAACACAAG ggttttgcttttgtggaATACGAGGTACCTGAAGCTGCTCAGCTGGCCTTGGAGCAGATGAATTCTGTCATGCTGGGGGGAAGAAATATAAAG GTGGGCAGGCCCAGTAACATAGGACAGGCACAACCCATCATAGAccagctggcagaggaggctCGGGCCTTCAACCGCATCTACGTGGCCTCCGTGCACCAGGACCTCTCAGATGATGACATCAAGAGTGTCTTTGAGGCCTTTGGGAAGATCAAATCCTGCACACTGGCCAGGGATCCCACGACAGGAAAACACAAAGGCTATGGCTTCATTG AATATGAGAAAGCACAATCTTCTCAGGACGCTGTTTCCTCCATGAACCTCTTCGACCTCGGGGGTCAGTACCTCCGTGTTGGGAAAGCTGTGACCCCTCCCATGCCCCTCCTGACCCCTGCCACCCCCGGGGGGTTGCCCCCCGCAGCCGCTgtcgctgccgccgccgccacaGCCAAGATCACAGCACAG GAAGCagtggcaggagctgcagtccTTGGTACTTTGGCAACCCCTGGGCTGGTCTCTCCAGCACTGACTCTGGCCCAGCCTCTGGGGGCCTTGCCACAGGCTGTGATGGCAGCACAGGCACCAGGAGTCATCACAG GTGTAACCCCTGCCCGACCTCCCATTCCTGTCACCATTCCCCAGGTGGGAGTTGTCAATCCCATCCTGGCGAGTCCCCCAGCCTTGGGGCTGATGGAGgttaaaaaggagaaggaggaggaggaggtgttcCAGGAGTCGGAGAGGCCGGAGATGCTGAGTGAGCAGGAGCACATGAGCATCTCTGGGAGCAGTGCCCGGCACATGGTGATGCAGAAACTGCTAAGGAAGCAGGAG TCCACTGTGATGGTGCTTCGCAACATGGTGGATCCCAAGGACATTGACGACGACCTCGAGGGAGAAGTGACAGAAGAATGTGGCAAATTTGGGGCTGTCAACAGGGTCATCATCTACCAGGAGAAgcaaggggaagaggaggatgctgagatCATTGTTAAGATCTTCGTGGAGTTCTCCATGGCATCAGAGACTCACAAAGCCATTCAGGCTCTGAACGGGCGCTGGTTCGCGGGGAGGAAGGTGGTGGCAGAGGTCTATGACCAGGAGAGATTTGATAACAGTGACCTCTCAGCATGA